Proteins encoded by one window of Anas platyrhynchos isolate ZD024472 breed Pekin duck chromosome 14, IASCAAS_PekinDuck_T2T, whole genome shotgun sequence:
- the NEUROG1 gene encoding neurogenin-1, giving the protein MPSEAASSGAEPPGAPRERRRRRGRGRARTEALLHTLKRSRRVKANDRERNRMHHLNAALDELRSVLPTFPDDTKLTKIETLRFAYNYIWALSETLRLAEQCLPPPHSCRGPPAPPSPGSDAGSWLSSSSPAPPSLCASASGPSSPATSEDCAFASPDGLRGFRGLPPPAAPPGAPCR; this is encoded by the coding sequence ATGCCCTCGGAGGCTGCGAGCAGCGGCGCggagccccccggagcccccagGGAACGGCgacggcggcggggccggggtcGGGCTCGCACCGAGGCTTTGCTGCACACCCTGAAGAGGAGCCGCCGGGTGAAAGCCAACGACCGGGAGCGGAACCGCATGCACCACCTCAACGCCGCCCTGGACGAGCTCCGCAGCGTCCTGCCCACCTTCCCCGACGACACCAAGCTGACAAAAATCGAGACCCTGCGCTTCGCCTACAACTACATCTGGGCCCTCTCCGAAACCCTCCGGCTGGCCGAGCAgtgcctccctcctccccactcCTGCCGCggcccccccgctccccccagccccggcagcgACGCCGGGTCGTGGCTTTCCAGCTCTTCCCCGGCCCCCCCCTCGCTCTGCGCCTCCGCTTCGGGCCCCAGCAGCCCGGCCACCTCCGAGGACTGCGCCTTCGCCTCCCCCGACGGCTTGCGGGGCTTCCgcgggctgcccccccccgccgcgccccccgGGGCTCCCTGCCGCTAG